In Manis pentadactyla isolate mManPen7 chromosome 3, mManPen7.hap1, whole genome shotgun sequence, a single window of DNA contains:
- the PENK gene encoding proenkephalin-A produces MARLLRLCSWVLALVPGLLATVQAECSQDCATCSYRLARPTDINPLACTLECEGKFPSLKTWEACKELLQLSKVGLPQEGTNALREGSKQEEGHLLAKKYGGFMKRYGGFMKKMDELYPLEPEEEANGGEILAKRYGGFMKKDTEEDDSMANSSDLLKELLGAGEHRESGHHPEGGDDGEVSKRYGGFMRGFKRSPQLEDEAKELQKRYGGFMRRVGRPEWWMDYQKRYGGFLKRFADSLPSDEEGESYSKEVPEMEKRYGGFMRF; encoded by the exons ATGGCGCGGTTGCTGAGACTCTGCTCTTGGGTGCTGGCGCTCGTCCCCGGGCTCCTGGCTACCGTGCAGGCAGAATGCAGCCAGGACTGCGCGACGTGCAGCTACCGCCTGGCGCGCCCAACCGACATCAACCCCCTG GCTTGCACACTGGAATGTGAAGGAAAATTCCCCTCTCTCAAGACGTGGGAAGCCTGCAAGGAGCTCCTGCAGCTGTCCAAAGTAGGGCTTCCTCAAGAGGGCACCAACGCCCTCCGAGAAGGCAGCAAGCAGGAGGAGGGCCATTTGCTAGCCAAGAAGTACGGGGGCTTCATGAAAAGGTATGGAGGCTTCATGAAGAAAATGGATGAGCTTTATCCTCTAGAGCCAGAAGAGGAGGCAAATGGAGGGGAGATCCTCGCCAAGAGATATGGGGGATTCAtgaagaaggacacagaggaagacgACAGCATGGCCAATTCCTCAGACCTGCTGAAGGagctgctgggggcaggggagcaccGCGAGAGCGGCCACCACCCAGAGGGCGGCGACGACGGAGAGGTGAGCAAGAGGTATGGGGGTTTCATGAGAGGCTTCAAGAGAAGCCCCCAACTGGAGGATGAAGCCAAAGAGCTGCAGAAGCGCTACGGGGGCTTCATGAGAAGGGTGGGCCGCCCAGAGTGGTGGATGGACTACCAGAAACGGTACGGCGGCTTCCTGAAGCGCTTTGCTGATTCCCTGCCCTCCGACGAGGAAGGTGAAAGTTACTCCAAAGAAGTTCCCGAAATGGAGAAAAGATATGGGGGATTTATGCGATTTTAA